Within the Garra rufa chromosome 16, GarRuf1.0, whole genome shotgun sequence genome, the region TAAGTTCTTGTGAGCAGaggattattattgttgttgttggaCAAGAAAACAAATAGTTCATGAATATGTTATAATTCCTTTGGATTCAGTTTTTATCATCCCTGTTGTCTGTCTGCAATTATGTCACCTTGTCCGCAGATGGCTTTATATTTGTGGAGGAAATTCTCAGTCATCAGCAGTTCCGCTCGTTTTCACTGGAGGATGTGGAGCGAGTGGTGGCCACTAATGACAAACAGCGATTTAAGCTTTGCACCCACCCTGAGGATGGTCGTTTTCAAATACGCGCCAACCAGGGTCACTCAGTGCAGGTCAGTTTGGTTCAGAGGTCATGCAAAGTCTGCAATGTGTTTTAGAAAAATAGGTTTAAAAATTGGACATGGTCACTGGAGCATTTGCTTGACACAAGTTTGCATATACTTTGAAAAATGTTGTTACATAATGTGTCTCATTCAGGTAACAGATCTGGAGTTGAGAGCAGTAGCACTTGATGATCCAGACTATCCAAAAGAAGCTGTTCATGGCTCATATATGAAAAACTGGCCCTCTATACACAGTCAGGGCATTAGCAGAATGAACAGAACTCACATACACCTGGCACCTGGGCTTTCTGGAGAGGGCGGAGTCATCAGTGGTGAGTGACATGCAGATTAGattcattatatgtgaccctggatcacaaaaacagtcataagggtcatttttttgaaattgacatttatacaactgaacgttcaataaataagctttccattgatgtatggtttgttagggtaggagATACaatgatttgaaaatctggaatttgagggtgcaaaaaaatcaaaatactgagaaaatcgcttttaaagttgtctaaatgaagttcttcagcaatgcatattactaatcaaaaattacattttttatttatttacggtaggaaatttacaaaatatattcatggaacatgatctttacttaatatcctaatgatttcaattaaaagtcaaaactttttgacccatacaatgtattttttgctattgctacaaatatacctactCAATAAtatgtggtccaggatcacatatttaaatatttaatggtAAACTTAGGACAGCAGTGTACAAACTTGTGTACAAAATAagtgaatgttatttttaaatgtaatttaaataccTCATTTGGTTTTTTACAGTTATAACTGGTCTCTTTTCTGTTTTTAGGAATGAGACAGAGTTGCGATCTGGCTGTGTATATTGATGTTGCGAAAGCTATGTCAGGTattaagaaaacatttttaaaaacaatttcaaGTTGAATAGGTGTAACATTGTTAAAGCTTAAATTCTAATGATCTCTCTCCCCTCTGGTTGGTGTTCAGATGGGATTCAGTTCTTCTGGTCAGAAAATGGCGTACTTTTGACCCCTGGAGATGCTGCTGGGATGTTAGCACCATGCTATTTCTCCAGAGCACAAAGACTGAAACCCTCTCGTGAGTCACTTTCACAGTCAGCTCATCAagatttactgataaaataatatttgttcCTTTTCCATGTACTGTagttatgtaaaaatgtaaaagacttccaatcattttacaatattatattatatttactcCTTTGTATGCATTTGATATTGTAAAATGCAGATTGATGATAATTAGATTCTAAGAAATCATCAagtaataatgtttttatttaatttttttcagtttgtgAAATTGAACTACGTTGGAGAGGATCTCCTTCTGACTTAACAAAAACTGATGATTGAACTTTTGAAAGCATTAAAGTGGAATATctgtggtgggaaaaaaaatcttcTAAATATCTTTCATTAGCACAATTAGGCTACATCATTTATTAACAGGGTTGATTATACTCTAACATCAAAAGATAAAAATGTAAGTAACTGAGGTAAACTGAACACCCACAGGTGACTTTGGAAAGGATTAATGGGAAGACAATGACTGACGGTCTTTTTTTGTACCTTTAACCTCATATAAAACTACTGTGCAGTTGGACAGTTGTCCTTTGCTTTGTTAGTCATGATATTAACCACGAAATTACCGAGGGAATATTGGCAGTGCAGCAttaaaattaaaggattagttcactcctgaattaaacatttcctgataatttattcacccctatgttttccaagatgttcatgtctttctttcttcagctggagagaaatgaaggtttttgggaaaaaaaaaaacatttttttttcaatggggATGAAGGGGTTGCAGTTGAAGctatgcagctttaaagggctctacatgatcccaggcaAAGAATAAGgatcttgtctagcaaaacgattggtcattttcttttgGTCACTTTTTTAAAGTGATATTTTTTGATGCCTTTAATGGACTagacagtagagagatgacaaGAAATCAATGGACAGAGAGAGGGGAGCTGGATTGGCAAAGGACCTCGAGGCAGGAATCGAACTCGGGTCGCCGTGAGCACAGTTGCACTATATGTCGGCGCACTAACCACAAGGCTATCGCCGCTGACCAATTGGTCATTTTCGAAAAAAAgaaacactttttaaccacaaatgctctgtGGTTTCACGCATTGCGTAAAAGtccttcgtctgtgtactttgccCCAAAAAGTAGGGTAGGCcaaaaaaactccatctcattttctattCCAACTTCACAATTagccaacattgctgttttacctttttctgtAAATGCCGTTTGACTCCCTTGAGTCTTTGTACGttggtgtagagccctttgaagcggcattgaaactgcaatttggaccttcaacctgctgatccccattgaagttcactatattgaaaaaagttttcttcaaaatccttcattttgttttagactgaagaaagaatgacatgaacatcttaaatgacatgggggtgagtaaattatctggaaatattaattatggaatgaactaatcttttattacattaaaatgcaCTTTTTACAACGCAATTATTTTTTCACTTAGACAGTCTGTTATCTCCAAACAAGGACAAATTTTCCTGCActacatatttttaataaattatgaaGTCAGCATCTAAAAGTTTCTGTGGTGTTTTGTATACAAATTGTCAGGTGACCTCCTAAGCCTGTTTTATTTGTGGGCCAGTTTCTGCCCTCTGCATATTTGTCAAAAAATAGAATATCTAAATACACTGAGCTCAAGATAGAAATGTGTCATGTTTCTGCAGGGGGATTTCTGCAAGCATATTTATGTACAGTGTGCTAGATACAAATAACACACATAGgtgtttttatttgatgttttcagCGGGCTTCTGTGCAATTAATCCTGTTTCGGTCAAAGGTATTAAATATCAGGTGGCTCCACGAGAATGCATGTCTCCAGCTTTAATTCATGGTCTTTCAGAATTCTGTTTTGACTGTCCATGAGCTGATCAAAGACCTATTCTTGGTATTGTCAAGCTGCTCTGCTTTTGGATTTCTGTCAGTAGTGTGGTGTGAACCCTAAATCCCTGGATCACAAAAGCGCTCAGCATTCTTTCCTTATAAGATGATAGTCTAGTTTGTAACCACATGAAATAAAAATACTTTGATGCACTGAACAAAAGGTAATAAAATGTAGAAAGAAGATAGCTTATGTCAAGTTCAAGTGGTCAAAGGTTAaatcaaatatgtttttaatgcattttttaacttatttaaatcagtcagcttttttaaacttaaagcaaataattattttctcaaaTTATTGCAGCTCTTCAGGATGAATTACTTATGCTGTAGTCCTCATTCATAGACTCTTTAGGTATAAAGAAGAGATTCCAAGAGCTGGATGTTGCAATCTAATACTAAAGTTCAGTTGGTGTGTGCTTTGTAAAGCTGCCATTTTGTGTCCTCTATCGTCTCTAGGCAGCCTCTCAAAGCAAAGTTTCCCCTGATAGAAGGTCTAAAATTAGTGAGCCCCTATGACTGTCTTGGCCTAGTGTGTCAGATTCCATTCACAGACTCCGTCTATCCTATCGCAGCACCTGTTCCTAGCTGTAACACCCTATTAAGCTTGGCAGAGACATGCACCTATGTCCAAGTATGATTAAAAAAGCTTCAGGTCAGGTTCATCCAGTCCTTTTTTTGAGCATGCTTGTgtctcttttttttaaaaatggtgtCAATTAATGTTTGAAATAGCCGGGCTCTGTGATCTCAGACAGGGCTAACGATACAGGAGTCGTAGCATTTTTTTGGACTTAGCTTGAGGGGCTGGACATATCTGTGCACTGAGTGGCCTGTTTCGATGAAGGGTCAGTTTGGCACTCACAAGAAACCTGGACCCCCCAGTTGGAGCCTCATTTACAGCTCATGGTACAGTGTATAACTGTCCCCTGTGAATGTTCTCTGGAGGGGATGTTTCATTCAAACTGGCCACATGGAAAACAGCAGAAAAAGGCAAGTATCTTCCTAGATGACTTTAATGTGAACTTCTGCTTATATGTTGTAACATGTTTCACACCGGCAAagttactgtatatatttttgcaTCAGTAAGTTTGCATTGAGTTACGTCAGTCAGTAGTCAAAAGACGAGGATAAGTAATCCTCTAATCTTATAAGTAGTCCtgtttagtattatttttagtatAGTTTTGTACTTTACTGTACTTTATATGAAAGACACATTTGTTTAAAGTACCTGTAATTTCTGATAGACTGTTGCTTTTAGAATTTTACAAATCTACAAGAAAACATTTTCTATAGAAATCTAAAACAGTAACCAATTTTCATGATTGTTTCTTTTGGTGTTTCAGCTGATGAATGACCAGTTCAGGCATTTATGAAAAGCACAAGTGTAACTCAATGTCTGTGGTATCTGAAGTGAAGAAATGGAGCGCTGGGTTCTAGAGGGCGACAGCTACTCATTTCTTCGCAGTGCTCCACACACGTTCAACCTGCAGAGTCGTGAAGGGCCAAATCATGTGGAGATCTTTGACATCACTTCGATCCCCAGCCATCATAATGCCATATCTGAAACAACCAGCCTGTGTGACATTTTTGGGGATGACGGCGAATCCCCGTCACTTTCCAGTAGCCCGGCCTCTGCCACGTTTATCAGGAGGGAAGTGGATCAGTGTTTTCCAGCAGATGATGCCAATGACTCTTTAGGATCTTATCACACTGCCAATGGATCTGACATAAGCGACAACGCTGAAATCACTTACAACACACCTTCTCCAGAAAATCTACAAGATTTTTCCACATCTGAGACTAGGGAATCACGTTCACCACCAGCTGAATCAACCTTCTTGTCTGATTCCAAAAATGGACTTAACCCACTAGACCGTGAACCACCTGCATCAAAAGTCAATGATAATGACCTTTCACATACAGATAACTGGGAAGAACCCCAAGTGTCACTAAACACTACCCCAGTGAATAGAACGGGAACCACAAATGCATCTGAACCACAGTATGTGAATTCAACACCAGCTACGACTGTGATTAATCCGGCAAAGGAACCTTCTGATCCTACATTCTGCCCTTTGGAGGAGAAAGAACCTGTTGTTTTTGAGCAAGAAGGAATTATTACAAGACCTCAGCATACAAATACAAGTCCATTTTTAGATAAACAAGTATTTGATTCAGACTGTGAATCCTTGGCAGCATCTTCACTTGAACAAAATAATGTGATGTCTTCTGAGAACAAGGAAAGTGTAAACTATCGTAATGCACAAGAGCAAAACGGGATGGGTAACAGTGGCTCTGCATCTGAACTGTCAAACTCTTCTCCAACAGATTGCAGCTCTATGCAGGAAATGTCTACTTCAGCTTCATACAGAGAAATTAATTTTCTACCCAAGCCCAGTGTCATGCCAGAGCCCAGATTAACCTCCACCTCCCTTGTAAGCAGGGAAACTACCTCTACACCCGCATCCATGGGTAGATCTTCACCTGAGCTGCTAAATTTGTGTCCAACTCAAGTTAGGAACACATCGGAGACTCCAGACTTGGAGGACACTTATGGTGCTACTTTATCTGTATCTACACTTCCTACCAGTGATAATGTGATAATAGATTCCCTAACTGTGTCTGCTATTTCTACTGAAACAGGGCTGGTATATTCATCCATAGATGGTAGAGAAGGACTGGAGTTACCTGAGGTCAATGAAACCTGCTCTTCTAATCACTCACCAGAACCAGTACTGATTTACTCCCCTGTGGGTTACACCATCAGCCCATCACCTACATATGAGAAAATACCTTCTTCAGTTGAACCTGAAGATGCACCATTCTCCCCTGTTTCACCTGAGATTAATGAAACCTGCTCTTCTCCTGATTGCTCAGCACCTGCTCACTCACAAGAACCAGTACTGATTTACTCCCCTGTGGGTTACACCATCAGCCCATCACCTACATATGAGAAAATACCATCTTCAGTTGAACCTGAAGATGCACCATTCTCCCCTGTTTCACCTGAGATTAATGAAACCTGCTCTTCTCCTGATTGCTCAGCACCTGGTCACTCACAAGAACCAGTACTGATTTACTCCCCTATGGGTTACACCATCAGCCCATCACCTACATATGAGAAAATACCATCTTCAGTTAAACCTGAAGATGCACCATTCTCCCTTGTTTCACCTGAGATCAATGAAACCTGCTCTTCTCCTGATCACTCAGCACCTGTTCATTTACAAGAACCAGTACTGATTTACTCCCATGTGGGTTACACCATCAGCCCATCACCTACAAATCAGAGAATAGTTTCTACAGTTGAACCTGAAGACTCACCATCCTCCCCTGTATCACCTGAGATCAATGAAACCTGCTCTTCTCCTGATGGCTCAGCACCTGCTCACTTACAAGAACCAGTACTGATTTACTCCCCTGTGGGTTACACCATCAGCCCATCACCTACAAATCAGAGAATAGTTTCTACAGTTGAACCTGAAGATGCAACATCCTCCCCTGTATCACCTGAGATCAATGAAACCTGCTCTTCTCCTCATCACTCAGCATCTGCTCACTCACCAGAACAAGTACTGATTCAATCCCCTGTGGGTTACAACATTCGCCCATCACCTACAAATGAGAGAATAATTACTTCAACTGAACCTAAAGACTTACCATCCTTTCCTGTAGTCACAAGGACTGATTACAGTGATATCTGCTCCTCTCCTGATAACTCGGAACTAGTAATCATTCACTCATCTCCATGTTACAACATCATCAGCCCATCACCTACAAAAGAGAGAAGGGTTTATTCAACTGAACCTGAAGCCTCAACATCTTCCCCCTGCGGTCACAGTGATATCCACTCATTGTCTGATCAGTCCTTTGCAGCTTACTCACCCGAACCTGAAATAATGCACTTACCGATGGGTTCTACCACCCCATCACCTACAAATAGGAGAATGGTGTTTTCACTGAAATCTGATGACCTACCATCCTCCCCTGGCATCACAGGAACTGATTACACTGTAACACCAACATTCAGTAGAGATTCCACACCTGCGTTAAGGAGCATTACCTCCACTCCAAACAGCAGAGAAAATTACCTTACGCCAGAGCCTAATTCCCCAGCCCCTTCACTGGAATTGAGATCAGTAAACTACTTACCTGAAATCAAAACATTATCATATAGTGTTCTGCCACAAAATACAAAATCCCCTGGCATCACATATAATGTTACACCAACCGAAGGTTTAGAACAATCACCTACAGTAGAGACAAATGTCTGTGGCAGCTCTTCTGAAACTTCCAGCTATATTTTTGGAAATGATACCTCTGTCTCAGCTAGCTCAAGGAACTTTTTGTCAACACCAGAGAACAGATCAAGACCTTCTTCAGCTGCATCAGGCCATACCAAACACACGGCACTATCCCCTGATCTCCAACCTGAGCCTTCCATCACTCTTGGAAAGGCAGAAAATCAGACTTTATCCACAATCTGTGATGAAGTTAGTCATAATTTCTGTAACCCAGTGGACCATTTTGATGACCATGCTGACACAAAGACCCCCAAAAGCATTTCATCTGTCCCGGATGAATGTAAAAGCAGTAGACCACCAGTTTTTAGCCAAATGCATATCCTGCAAGATTCAACCTCTAACCCCTCAGATTCTGCATCGTCCAcagtaaaaaataagaaaaatcaagAAATTGTCACTGACAACACAACAGATTTAACTATCTGTGGAACACCAACCTCCCTGAGTCTATGGGCCGCATCTGTAGAGAAGAAACAATGCCATGTTGAGGTTTT harbors:
- the LOC141288307 gene encoding tRNA 2'-phosphotransferase 1-like, encoding MDCQPRGRGRRERGGRGNRKEESRDVRLSKSLTYALRHGASKMGLQMSSDGFIFVEEILSHQQFRSFSLEDVERVVATNDKQRFKLCTHPEDGRFQIRANQGHSVQVTDLELRAVALDDPDYPKEAVHGSYMKNWPSIHSQGISRMNRTHIHLAPGLSGEGGVISGMRQSCDLAVYIDVAKAMSDGIQFFWSENGVLLTPGDAAGMLAPCYFSRAQRLKPSLCEIELRWRGSPSDLTKTDD